The DNA segment CGGCCAGCAGCATATTACTTTTGCTGCCCAGCTTTACCCTAAGCCTTGCCATATGTACATCTACCGTACGCAAAGTACCTACATAATCGCTGCCCCATACATCGTAAAGCAATTTTTCACGGCTAATTACTTTACTAGTATTTTGCATTAAATAAACCAGCAAATTATATTCGGTAGGGCTTAACTGGATAGGCTCGCCATCTACCAACACTTTATGGGTAAGGGCATTTACCACTATACCATTAACGTTTATTTCGTCGGTTATCTTTTTACCCATTTGCAAACGCCTTTCGATACGCGCAATTAAAGCGCTAGGTTTGATGGGCTTACTCACAAAATCATCGGCCCCAACCT comes from the Spirochaetaceae bacterium genome and includes:
- a CDS encoding response regulator transcription factor — its product is MSDKRTVLIADDEFKIRALLGEILKNAGFNVIEAKDGGEALALFNNNKDAIDLAIIDLMMPVYDGYAVCKKIKEIKPELPAIMLTARSEELDERLAFEVGADDFVSKPIKPSALIARIERRLQMGKKITDEINVNGIVVNALTHKVLVDGEPIQLSPTEYNLLVYLMQNTSKVISREKLLYDVWGSDYVGTLRTVDVHMARLRVKLGSKSNMLLAERGFGYKFEVINN